In Lampris incognitus isolate fLamInc1 chromosome 13, fLamInc1.hap2, whole genome shotgun sequence, the genomic stretch gttaattcagcctacattctccttgttaattcagCCTACAGTTCTCTTATTGATTCGgcctacattctccttgttaattcagtcgacattctccttgttaattcagCCTATATTCTTCTTGTCGATTCTACCTTTGTTCTCCTTGTTAATTCAGCCTTCATTCTCCGTGttaattcagcctacattctccttgttaattcagCTTTCATACTCCTTGttaattcagcctacattctccttgttaattcagGCTTCATCCGCCTTGTTAATTTGGCCTACATTCTTCTTGTTGattcagcctacattctccttgttaattagcttacattctccttgttaattTCGCCTTCATTCTCCTTGTTGATTCAACCTTCATTCTCCTTGTTAATTAGGCTACCTTCTCCTTGttaattcagcctacattctccATTCTACTCGTTAATTCAGCCTACACTCTCCATTCTCCTCATTAATTCAGCCTATATTCTTCTTGTCGATTCTACCTTTGTTCTCCTTGTTAATTCAGCCTTCATTCTCCGTGttaattcagcctacattctccttgttaattcagctttcattctccttgttaattcagcctacattctccttgttaattcagGCTTCATCCGCCTTGTTAATTTGGCCTACATTCTTCTTGTTGATTCAGCCTACATTCTTCTTGTTGattcagcctacattctccttgttaattagcttacattctccttgttaattTCGCCTTCATTCTCCTTGTTGATTCAACCTTCATTCTCCTTGTTAATTAGGCTACCTTCTCCTTGttaattcagcctacattctccATTCTACTCGTTAATTCAGCCTACACTCTCCATTCTCCTCATTAATTCATCCTATATTCTTCTTGTTAATTCATCCTACATTCTTCTTGTTAATTCCGCGTACGTTCTCCTTGTTCATTTGGCCTACATTCTCCTTGTTGATTCAGCCTACATTCTCCATTCTCCTCGTTAATTCATCTTACATTCTTCTTGTTAATTCATCAGACATTCTCCTTGTTGATTCATCGTACGTTCTCCTTGttaattcagcctacattctccttgttgattcagcctacattctccttgtttattcagcctacattctccttgttgattcagcctacattctccattctccttgttaattcaTCCTACATTCTCCTTGTTGATTCAGCCTACATTCTCCATTCTCCTCGTTAATTCATCTTACATTCTTCTTGTTAATTCATCAGACATTCTCCTTGTTGATTTATCGTACGTTCTCCTTGttaattcagcctacattctccttgttgattcagcctacattctccttgttaattAGGCTACCTTCTCCTTGttaattcagcctacattctccATTCTACTCGttaattcagcctacattctccATTCTCCTCGTTAATTCATCCTATATTCTTCTTGTTAATTCATTCTACATTCTTCTTGTTAATTCCGCGTACGTTCTCCTTGTTCATTTGGCCTACATTCCTTGTTGATTCAGCCTACATTCTCCATTCTCCTCGTTAATTCATCTTACATTCTTCTTGTTAATTCATCAGACATTCTCCTTGATTCATCGTATGTTCTCCTTGttaattcagcctacattctccttgttgattcagcctacattctccttgtttattcagcctacattctccttgttgattcagcctacattctccattctccttgttaattcatcctacattctccttgttgattcagcctacattctccattctccttgttaattcagcctacattctccttgttgattcagcctacattctcctTGTTGATTCAGTGTACGTTCTTGttaattcagcctacattctccttgttgattcagcctacattctccttgtttattcagcctacattctccttgttgattcagcctacattctccattctccttgttaattcaTCCTACATTCTCCTTGTTGATTCAGCGTACGTTCTTGttaattcagcctacattctcATTTAGGTGCCTCATGAAGACCTTCTGCTATCTGAAAGCGAGTGGCCCTGTCTCCGTCCTTGCGCCCCCTGGCTGCAGCAGCGTGTGAGCTGAACTAGGGGGTGGGTGCTCGGCTTGTTTCTGCCGTGTTCGGAGAAGGCCTGGTGAGTTGACCGCACAGCAGCACGGAGACTTGGCAGGGAGACAGACGGCGGTCCAGCCTCTGCAGGAGGTGTGTCCGTAATGAAATGTAGCACAACTCCATCGGCATAACTTCACCAGAGCAACATGTATTACAAAAGGAAGAAAGGACACACATCCGGCTCCCGTCTGCAGCCATAGACGTCATATATATGCACATTTGGACCACATAGTTTTCACAAATGTCAAGGTTTTTCACAATAACAGCACCACAGGGCTTGGACTGATTCATCGCCCCTCAAATACATTCACTCATTCGTTCATCGTGTTCCAGATATACTAATTATCTATTAATTACAGAATGAATAatttacaataaaataaaattttgaAGGTACATTTCTTATTTTCATTTATATTATTCTACAGTAACTCCAGTATGTCTTGCCATGCTCCCGGCCTTTCTACGTCGTCGCGTGACGGCCGTGGAGCCTGAAAACCTCGCACAAGGACGCAGAGAAGAAAGACGGTAGGCCGGCACCCTCAACCCCGAGCCCACCCCCTGCGACTGCGTCTAACACGCAAGTCGTCCCTGCCAGCAGCCTGCGTAGGGCCCAAAGCTTTCTcaagcctccctccctccctccctcctcccaggGCCCCGTCCTTGAGTCTCAGCCTGTGGGAGGGACAGAAACTgtaaaacagcaacaacaacaaaactctTTCTGCTGTTAAAATCACAGACGAACAAGTCAGTACTGCATCTTCAAGACATGAATGCCACAAACTGAAGACTGTGTCGAAACAGAAAACTGGTATTAAGACAGAGTCCTCACAAAACCACTTAGAGAACGAGTAACACTGAACACCTGAACGACCAGACTGTATGACGACGCCCTCTCTGGCCAGGACTCTGGCCCGCACATGAAAAGCAGAGCACTTCAAGTGGACGTGACGGCGCCTCTCATGGCTGACGATGTGGTGACACGTCGAAGTGTCCAGACTGCAGTCACCCGGCAGGTGTGTTGAGTTCCTGCAGAGCCACACCCGGCAAGGCCCTGCAAGCAGCAGGCGGTTCAGTCTGGTCTGGCATGATGCCCCGTCCGAGTCTGCACCGAGCCTGCACCGAGCACACCGCCTCCGATCCCATCCTGCTTTATGTCTTTTCAAGTACACATCTGAAtattatacatatacatatacattacacacacacacacacacatatatatatatatatatatatgtatacacacacacacacacacacacatatatatatatatacacacacacacatacacacacacacacatatatatatatacacacacacacatacacacacacacatatatatgtgtgtgtgtgtgtgtgtgtgtgtgtgtgtacatacatacatacatacatacatacatacataatacatacataatacatacatacatatatgtgtgtatatgtatacacacatatatatatatatatatatatatatatatatatatatatatatatatatatatatatacatattttttttctggaaaccatcaatggtgttgataaaagtgctcgacCAATGAGGAGCAGAATGTCAAGATAAATGTAGGAAAGACTTTtatacatttcagtacaagcctGCTCCGTGGGTCAAGCATTGCAGgttttccctacatctatgtTGATACTGACGTTCTGctcatttgttcagcacttttatcaacaccactgatggtttctggggaaaaaaaacaaaacgcaacacacacacacacacacacacacacacacacacacacacacacacacacacacacacacacacacacacacatatatatatatatatatatatatatgcatgtatatgtgcatatatgtgtatatacatacatataaatacatacatatatgtgtgcgtgtgtgcgtgtgtgcgtgtgtgtgtgtgtgtgtgtgtgtgtctcctgtaTTCCACAAGCTGCTTGCAGGTGCTTGCCAGGTCCTTCTGGCTCCACAGCAACTGGCTGCAGCGTTATGTCCACTGTTAGCCAGTAATGCTAAAACACAAACTCTGAACGGACCACCGCGTCACACTGCTGGCCCCCACCTCCGTCTTCctacacatacatatatctatatgACACACAGCAGCGGCGGGTGGGCCGGCGGGTGGCGGGCGGTGGGGAGCGGCCATGTCTTCTGGGCTCTTTTCGTGTTTTGGTACATTCTGTCTGGAGTGGCTGAGTTATTTTCTAAAACAAATTGTTTTGTAAAACAAGAGCTCCTAAAGATTCTAGCGTGATCTGTCAGTCCTGGGTTTCTCTCACGACGTGCCGCTGGGTATCTTTTCATCCCGTCGTTGTGAGGAGGACTTGGTGGACCGGCGGAGCGTTTTTTTGTCGTCCTCTTTGTGTGTGGCACAAATTAGCAAGTACATCGTATGACTGTTTCAGTACAAACATGACACAGAAATATGAAAAACGTTGATCAAAACAAAACAGACGATAAAAATTCCAACCAAAATGCATCTGGAGTGAAAAAATGGAAACAAAAATCTGTTTTTAGTGGGAATTAAATATCATTCCAGAACTTTTTTGTCCATGGCCTCTTTGCCATTGGTCCGTGAGTAAGGCTCGAAAGCGGAGGAGCTCAGGTAGCGGGCTGAGAGTTCCTGCAGGTTCCCCGCAAGGGACCCGGACATGGTGAGCGGGCTGGAGGAGATGCGGGTGGCCACGCTGCCGAGCAGAGAGGGCATGGGGAAGCTGAACAGGCTGTGAGCGGCCGACGAGCCGTGCAGGCCTGCCACGCTCCCCGAGCTGGTGACCGCGGGGAGAGGGGGGCTGCCCGCTGCTGTCCccgtgctgccgctgccgccatTGCTGCTGCTGCCGTTACCACTCATGCCCATGGAAGGAGGGCGCAAGGCGGAGCCCAGTGTGCCACTGCCGCAGTGGGGCAGGAGGCCCGGCAGGCCTGGTGGCGTGAGGAGCCGGCCTTGCTCCAGCAGTCTGAGAACGCTGCAGGTGGCGGCTGTTTCCGACACCACCGAGCGCAGTTCTGAGTCTTTGCCCTGGTCTTTCTTCTGCTTAGTGCGTCGATTTTGGAACCAAACTTTTACCTTGAGAAGGACACAGGGCACATATGGATCCATCAGTGACACCCTGGAAAATCTCACATGCTGGCACACCAAAGTCAACATATAGTattatttttgtgtttatatCATGATGAGCCACAAGTGAATATGTGTGAATATGTAGGTGTCTGCTCATAACAGCATCACCT encodes the following:
- the vax1 gene encoding ventral anterior homeobox 1, with the protein product MDVRYNQEMDGMMLKKGIKDGKDGKDSQSSLPKSYLNEQQDSFIPSATVDNCEKNKASSTGDPDYCRRILVRDAKGSIREIILPKGLDLDRPKRTRTSFTAEQLYRLEMEFQRCQYVVGRERTELARQLSLSETQVKVWFQNRRTKQKKDQGKDSELRSVVSETAATCSVLRLLEQGRLLTPPGLPGLLPHCGSGTLGSALRPPSMGMSGNGSSSNGGSGSTGTAAGSPPLPAVTSSGSVAGLHGSSAAHSLFSFPMPSLLGSVATRISSSPLTMSGSLAGNLQELSARYLSSSAFEPYSRTNGKEAMDKKVLE